One genomic segment of Salinigranum rubrum includes these proteins:
- a CDS encoding endonuclease V has translation MEPRYPQYLPDPTATREEMEALQRRVAEAATFDDAFTFDPTRVGRGDDEQTTLGGERGGPSGPDAPVVAGVDQAFLDDAAVSAVVCLQGGEVVERAHAVSELSIPYIPGLLSFREGGPIVDALERVQTNPDLLVFDGSGRIHYRQAGLATHMGVVFDRPSVGVAKSLLCGRPRESVDGRPEGWRTPILADSDVDVPDGRVIGYAVQSRQYESSRKINPLYVSPGHRVSAETAADLVLRCCDGYKLPEPTRLADQYAAEVKAEYT, from the coding sequence ATGGAGCCGCGCTACCCCCAGTACCTCCCCGACCCCACCGCGACGCGCGAGGAGATGGAGGCCCTCCAGCGCCGGGTCGCCGAGGCGGCCACCTTCGACGACGCGTTCACGTTCGACCCGACCCGCGTCGGGCGCGGTGACGACGAACAGACGACGCTCGGGGGCGAGCGGGGGGGACCCTCTGGACCGGACGCCCCAGTCGTCGCCGGCGTCGACCAGGCGTTCCTCGACGACGCGGCCGTCAGCGCCGTCGTCTGCCTCCAGGGTGGTGAGGTCGTCGAACGCGCACACGCCGTCTCTGAGCTGTCGATTCCGTACATCCCTGGATTGCTCTCGTTCCGCGAGGGCGGCCCCATCGTCGACGCGCTCGAACGGGTGCAGACGAACCCGGACCTGCTCGTCTTCGACGGGAGCGGCCGGATTCACTACCGACAGGCCGGCCTCGCGACGCACATGGGCGTCGTCTTCGACCGCCCGAGCGTGGGCGTCGCGAAGTCGCTGCTCTGTGGTCGCCCCCGCGAGTCGGTCGACGGCCGACCAGAGGGGTGGCGCACGCCGATTCTCGCCGACAGCGACGTCGACGTGCCCGACGGCCGCGTCATCGGCTACGCCGTCCAGTCGAGACAGTACGAGTCGTCTCGGAAGATCAATCCGCTCTACGTCAGCCCCGGCCACCGGGTCTCGGCCGAGACCGCCGCCGACCTCGTGCTCCGCTGCTGTGACGGGTACAAACTCCCCGAACCCACGCGCCTCGCAGACCAGTACGCGGCCGAGGTGAAAGCCGAGTACACCTGA
- a CDS encoding rhomboid family intramembrane serine protease, which produces MAKCDACGKHENLPYQCRRCGRTFCGEHRLPENHDCPGLNDWDDPSGVFESDFDDSVEKRGSRSKGVLDRVTSTGGPLGYFRGNMSYLFLGLMWVTFALQLLFQLLGLSPALYRTVFVLSPGNIEYVWTWVTSIFAHGGFTHIAFNSIALYFFGPVVERYLNTRRFTALFFGAGVLAGLAQVGTTLLTEGAAGPGVVGASGAIMGVLGVLTVLNPNLKVYLYFIIPMPLWVLTFGFAAFSLWAGFGAANGVGALGGNVAHFAHLVGLLVGLAYGGRVKGRVGVPKSLQFGGGGGGGAGGPGRGRF; this is translated from the coding sequence ATGGCGAAGTGTGACGCGTGCGGCAAGCACGAGAACTTGCCGTACCAGTGTCGGCGCTGTGGACGCACGTTCTGCGGGGAACACCGCCTCCCGGAGAACCACGACTGTCCCGGCCTGAACGACTGGGACGACCCCTCCGGCGTCTTCGAGAGCGACTTCGACGACTCGGTCGAAAAGCGTGGGAGTCGTTCGAAGGGCGTCCTCGACCGGGTGACGTCGACCGGCGGGCCGCTCGGGTACTTCCGCGGGAACATGAGCTACCTGTTCCTCGGTCTGATGTGGGTCACCTTCGCGTTGCAGCTCCTCTTTCAGTTACTCGGTCTGAGCCCCGCTCTCTACCGCACCGTGTTCGTTCTCAGCCCTGGGAACATCGAGTACGTGTGGACCTGGGTGACCTCTATCTTCGCACACGGCGGCTTCACCCACATCGCGTTCAACAGCATCGCGCTGTACTTCTTCGGCCCCGTCGTCGAGCGCTACCTCAACACCAGGCGGTTCACGGCGCTCTTTTTCGGCGCGGGCGTCCTGGCGGGCCTCGCACAGGTCGGGACGACGCTCCTGACGGAGGGCGCGGCGGGTCCCGGCGTCGTCGGCGCCTCGGGCGCCATCATGGGCGTTCTCGGCGTCCTCACCGTGTTGAACCCGAACCTGAAGGTGTACCTCTACTTCATCATCCCCATGCCGCTGTGGGTGCTCACCTTCGGCTTCGCGGCGTTCAGCCTCTGGGCCGGGTTCGGTGCCGCGAACGGCGTCGGCGCGCTCGGCGGCAACGTCGCCCACTTCGCTCACCTCGTCGGCCTCCTCGTGGGATTGGCCTACGGCGGCCGGGTCAAGGGACGGGTCGGCGTCCCCAAGTCGCTGCAGTTCGGCGGCGGCGGCGGTGGGGGAGCGGGAGGACCGGGTCGCGGTCGGTTCTGA